The following proteins come from a genomic window of Macrobrachium nipponense isolate FS-2020 chromosome 18, ASM1510439v2, whole genome shotgun sequence:
- the LOC135196516 gene encoding uncharacterized protein LOC135196516, with the protein MPTSKSLFTPPPGNSSGLSARDCQPRDSPTGVHQGLQDSVDMCTRKRHPSPPLPGRLAHLSRDGCSVCGSPSASFVIRSGTGSGGKCRQVGLHSQTKDSVPQNDARFIPHEGLPSEKSLQPSNSSADSFGAQLSHCQTLPVHLRTHGLNRETSASQQKTYEASSVAVQEAMVSSGRGPQQQNSSLSRTLPVSTPRENGGPNVGQLHGGGISKQTGGHSLTGSLLPGSTNPGVSRGNGHHPQSKIYSGQEKCLGGPSEQEGTDNQHRMVPPSRSSRWPDKEVGLSFDRPLCHRMEQEAASVLLPTPRPAGSGRGCPPAGLEEPGRLCPSRLSPPPPEDPSEDSLLTEPTSNLSSSLVAQSPLVPRSARSPVGGPGKPTRQSGSSRPTQQRTPTPKSVSPPLTRVLTVVKILLGRGFSRQLAEDMANPVKPSSGRLYQGKWRLFQDWCQDKGIAPDEATIPQLASFFHHLRKDKRLSISAVEGYRAALNQVFSLKGMDLAASPEILLLFKHFRKTCPPRELRTPHWDVALVLESLRGPPYEPLHSASLKNLTLKTLFLLALASSKRVSELHALSYEVSHTRRWREMGFSFVPGFVAKTQDPSKPDEMFSSFTIPSLGDFTGFDKEELILCPVRAMKAYLKRTRQFRPAIKRLFVATGKHPKEVAKNTISF; encoded by the exons atgcctacttccaagtccctgttcaccCCTCCTCCAGGAAATTCCTCAGGATTGTCAGCAAGGGATTGTCAGCCTCGTgacagccccacaggtgttcaccaggGTCTTCAAGATAGTGTCGATATGTGCACACGCAAGAGGCATCCGTCTCCTccgctacctggacgattggctcatcttagCCGAGACGGCTGCTCAGTGTGCGGATCACCTTCAGCTAGTTTTGTCATTCGTTCAGGAACTGGGAGTGGTGGTAAATGTCGACAAGTCGGACTTCACTCCCAGACAAAGGATAGTGTACCTCAGAATGACGCTAGATTCATCCCTCATGAAGGCCTTCCCTCGGAGAAGAGTCTCCAGCCTAGTAACTCAAGTGCAGATAGCTTTGGGGCCCAGCTCTCCCACTGCCAAACTCTGCCAGTCCATCTTAGGACACATGGCCTCAATAGAGAGACTAGTGCCTCACAGCAGAAGACGTATGAGGCCTCTTCAGTGGCTGTTCAAGAAGCAATGGTCTCCTCAGGAAGGGGACCCCAAcagcaaaattcttctctctcaagaa caCTTCCTGTCTCAACTCCAAGGGAAAACGGTGGGCCTAATGTCGGACAACTCCACGGTGGTGGCATATCTAAACAAACAGGGGGTCACAGTCTCACTGGATCTTTGTTGCCTGGCAGTACAAATccaggagttagcagaggaaaTGGACATCACCCTCAAAGCAAGATATATTCCGggcaagaaaaatgtttgggcggaccatctgagcaggaggggacagataatcaacacagaatggtccctccatcaagaagtagcagatggcctgataaagaggtggggctctccttcgatagacctctttgccaccgcaTGGAACAGGAAGCTGCCAGTGTTCTTCTCCCCACTCCCAGACCCGCAGGCAGCGGGAGAGGATGCCCTCCTGCAGGATTGGAAGAACCTGGACGCTTATGTCCTTCccgcctttccccccctcctccAGAAGACCCTTCAGAAGATTCGCTACTCACAGAACCTACGAGtaaccttagtagctccttgGTGGCCCAAAGCCCCCTGGTTCCCAGAAGTGCTAGATCTCCAGTTGGAGGACCCGGTAAGCCTACCAGACAGAGTGGATCTTCTCGCCCAACCCAACAACGGACGCCTACACCCAAATCTGTCAGCCCTCCGCTTACACGGGTTTTGACTGTCGTCAAAATCCTCCTTGGTAGAGGTTTTTCCAGACAGTTAGCTGAGGACATGGCCAATCCTGTGAAACCATCCTCAGGCagattgtaccagggaaagtggcgacTGTTTCAAGATTGGTGTCAAGATAAAGGCATTGCCCCAGACGAGGCCACCATCCCTCAACTAGCGAGTTTTTTCCACCACCTCAGAAAGGATAAACGACTATCCATATCAGCAGTGGAGGGTTATAGAGCGGCTTTAAATCAAGTATTCTCGTTGAAAGGCATGGACCTCGCTGCATCTCCAGAAATTTTGTTGCTCTTCAAGCACTTTAGGAAGACCTGTCCCCCGAGAGAGCTACGGACTCCCCACTGGGATGTGGCCTTAGTCCTGGAATCCTTGAGAGGTCCTCCCTATGAGCCCTTACATTCAGCTTCCTTGAAGAACCTCACCTTGAAGACCCTTTTCCTCTTAgccctggcatcttcgaagagggtcagcgaactaCACGCACTGTCCTACGAAGTGTCACACACCAGGCGTTGGAGGGAGATGGGGTTCTCGTTTGTCCCTGGCTTTGTAGCCAAGACTCAAGACCCCTCCAAGCCAGATgagatgttttcctcttttaccatTCCTTCCTTGGGAGATTTTACCGGCTTTGACAAAGAGGAACTGATTCTATGCCCGGTCAGAGCCATGAAAGCCTACCTCAAGAGGACTAGACAGTTCAGACCGGCTATCAAGCGGCTGTTCGTGGCCACGGGCAAGCATCCGAAAGAGGTGGCTAAGAATACCATCTCCTTCTGA
- the LOC135196517 gene encoding uncharacterized protein LOC135196517: protein METADSVRACVREGDFMASIDLQDAYFQVPVHPSSRKFLRIVSLVTAPQVFTRVFKIVSICAHARGIRLLRYLNDWLILAETAAQCADHLQLVLSFVQELEVVVNVDKSDFTPRQRVVYLGMTLNSSLMKAFPSENRVSSLVTQVQIALGPSPPTAKLCQSILGHMASIERLVPHSRRRMRPLQWLFKKQWSPQEGDPNSKILLSQEVRESLEWWMVPSQLQGGISLSPRTPEILLFTDASKEGLGAHLTEEEVSGLWLEGERAAHINVLELKAVFLSLQHFLSQLQGKTVGLISDNSTVVAYLNKQGVTISLDLCRLAVQIQELAEKMDITLKARYIPGKKNVWVDHLSRRGQIINTEWSLHQEVADGLIKRWGSPSIDLFATAWNRKLPVFFSPLPDPQAAGEDALLQDWKNLDAYAFPPFPLLQKTLQKIRYSQNLRVTLVAPWWPKAPWFPEVLDLRVGGPG, encoded by the coding sequence ATGGAAACGGCAGACTCAGTCCGAGCTTGTGTcagggagggagacttcatggcctcaatagaccttcaagatgcctacttccaagtccctgttcaccCCTCCTCCAGGAAATTCCTCAGGATTGTCAGCCTCGTgacagccccacaggtgttcaccaggGTCTTCAAGATAGTGTCGATATGTGCACACGCAAGAGGCATCCGTCTCCTCCGCTACCTGAACGATTGGCTCATCTTAGCCGAGACAGCTGCTCAGTGTGCAGATCACCTTCAGCTAGTTTTGTCATTCGTTCAGGAACTGGAAGTGGTGGTAAATGTCGACAAGTCGGACTTCACTCCCAGACAAAGGGTAGTGTACCTCGGAATGACGCTAAATTCATCCCTCATGAAGGCCTTCCCCTCGGAGAACAGAGTCTCCAGCCTAGTAACTCAAGTGCAGATAGCTTTGGGGCCCAGCCCTCCCACTGCCAAACTCTGCCAGTCCATCTTAGGACACATGGCCTCAATAGAGAGACTAGTGCCTCACAGCAGAAGACGTATGAGGCCTCTTCAGTGGCTGTTCAAGAAGCAATGGTCTCCTCAGGAAGGGGACCCCAAcagcaaaattcttctctctcaagAAGTAAGGGAGTCCCTGGAGTGGTGGATGGTTCCTTCCCAACTCCAAGGGGGCATCTCTCTCAGTCCAAGAAccccagagattcttctcttcacAGATGCATCAAAAGAAGGGTTGGGGGCGCACCTGACGGAGGAAGAAGTGAGCGGCCTGTggttggaaggagagagagcagctcacatcaatgtcttggaattgaaggcagtcttcctctcccttcagcaCTTCCTGTCTCAACTCCAAGGGAAAACGGTGGGCCTAATTTCAGACAACTCCACGGTGGTGGCATATCTAAACAAACAGGGGGTCACAATCTCACTGGATCTTTGTCGCCTGGCAGTACAAATCCAGGAGTTAGCAGAGAAAATGGACATCACCCTCAAAGCAAGATATATTCCGggcaagaaaaatgtttgggtggaccatctgagcaggaggggacagataatcaacacagaatggtccctccatcaagaagtagcagatggcctgataaagaggtggggctctccttcgatagacctctttgccaccgcaTGGAACAGGAAGCTGCCAGTGTTCTTCTCCCCACTCCCAGACCCGCAGGCAGCGGGAGAGGATGCCCTCCTGCAGGATTGGAAGAACCTGGACGCTTATGCCTTCCCGcctttccccctcctccagaAGACCCTTCAGAAGATTCGCTACTCACAGAACCTACGAGtaaccttagtagctccttgGTGGCCCAAAGCCCCCTGGTTCCCAGAAGTGCTAGATCTCCGAGTTGGAGGACCCGGGTAA